One Pleurocapsa sp. PCC 7327 DNA segment encodes these proteins:
- a CDS encoding ABC transporter substrate-binding protein — MKINWFLFSSKRWRKLGRLFSLCLLCFALAVGCNREQSSLPTQVAVNNRDRITIGTTLQPRTLDPADSYELAGLMVIYNLSDTLYTYELGTPKLKPQLATAMPKVSEDGLTYTIPLRQGVIFHDGTPFNAEAMAFSLKRFIENGGEPSFLLADTVEKIEATGERELTIKLKRPFAAFPSLLAFPGACAVSPKAYEIGQEKFNPTKFVGTGPYRLARYRNDSVRLEAFDRYWGEKPNNKGINLQIYAGNEANLYNAFRSKAVDVAYQSLAPQQIRKLQEGAASGNWQAIETLGGAVNFMALNLNLEPIKQRAVREAIAALIDRPFLIERVLQGRGEPVYSLIPKTFDVYKPVFEKTYGDANLAAVKQLLAEAGYSAQNPVTVELWHSSSSLPFSIVAAILKAIAKRDLDGAIQFEPNSIARTAFFGYVSQGIYQISFSNWYPDFLDADNYVYPLLHCAKGTEAKGCEEGGSQNQGSSYYSDRVNQLIERQRQEQNPQKRKAIFAEIQEILARDVPYIPLWQTKDYAFAQNDIAGVTINPSQTFPFWTIKRN; from the coding sequence ATGAAAATTAACTGGTTCCTTTTTTCCTCAAAGCGGTGGCGCAAGCTAGGACGACTTTTCAGTTTATGCTTGCTCTGTTTTGCCCTAGCGGTTGGCTGCAATCGAGAGCAAAGTTCTCTTCCCACGCAGGTGGCGGTCAACAATCGCGATCGCATCACTATCGGCACGACGCTACAACCCCGCACTCTCGATCCTGCTGACAGTTACGAACTAGCTGGATTGATGGTTATCTATAACCTCAGCGATACCCTCTATACTTATGAACTCGGTACTCCCAAATTAAAGCCTCAATTAGCGACGGCAATGCCCAAAGTCAGCGAGGACGGCTTGACTTACACCATCCCCCTGCGGCAGGGCGTTATTTTTCACGATGGAACGCCTTTTAACGCCGAAGCGATGGCGTTTTCTCTCAAACGCTTCATCGAAAATGGCGGCGAACCCTCTTTCTTATTGGCAGATACCGTTGAAAAAATAGAAGCAACGGGAGAACGCGAACTGACCATCAAACTCAAACGACCGTTTGCAGCTTTTCCCTCACTGCTAGCTTTTCCCGGCGCTTGTGCCGTTTCTCCCAAAGCCTATGAAATCGGGCAGGAGAAATTTAATCCCACTAAATTTGTCGGCACGGGTCCCTATCGGTTGGCGCGCTACAGAAACGATTCGGTGCGCCTAGAAGCCTTCGATCGCTACTGGGGAGAAAAACCTAATAATAAGGGGATTAACCTGCAAATCTATGCAGGCAATGAGGCAAACTTGTATAATGCCTTCCGTAGCAAGGCTGTCGATGTAGCTTATCAATCTCTCGCTCCCCAACAGATTAGAAAGCTGCAAGAGGGCGCGGCTAGCGGCAACTGGCAAGCGATTGAAACATTGGGCGGTGCCGTCAATTTTATGGCGCTCAATCTCAATCTCGAACCGATAAAACAAAGAGCCGTTCGAGAAGCGATCGCGGCTTTAATCGATCGCCCGTTTCTGATCGAGCGAGTCTTGCAGGGACGGGGAGAACCCGTCTATAGCCTAATTCCCAAGACGTTTGATGTTTATAAGCCAGTATTTGAAAAAACCTACGGCGATGCCAATCTAGCGGCAGTCAAACAACTACTAGCCGAAGCGGGATACTCGGCTCAAAATCCGGTGACGGTAGAACTTTGGCACTCTTCGAGTTCGCTTCCTTTCAGCATCGTAGCTGCTATCCTCAAAGCGATCGCCAAACGCGATTTAGACGGGGCAATCCAATTCGAACCGAATAGCATTGCCAGAACTGCCTTTTTTGGTTACGTCAGTCAAGGCATTTATCAAATCTCTTTTTCTAATTGGTATCCCGATTTTTTAGATGCTGATAACTATGTCTATCCCCTGCTGCACTGCGCTAAGGGAACCGAAGCCAAAGGGTGCGAGGAGGGAGGCTCTCAAAATCAGGGTTCCTCTTACTATAGCGATCGCGTCAACCAATTAATCGAACGGCAGCGACAAGAACAAAATCCTCAAAAACGAAAGGCAATCTTTGCTGAAATTCAGGAAATTCTTGCCCGCGACGTTCCCTACATTCCCCTTTGGCAAACGAAAGACTATGCTTTTGCTCAAAATGACATTGCTGGAGTGACTATCAATCCCAGTCAAACTTTTCCTTTCTGGACGATAAAACGCAACTAA
- a CDS encoding IS982 family transposase produces MTDIVSRLDITQIFCEVDDFYQTFERHWLSIPLLTAQSGERLCRSRLSLSEVMTIVIAFHGSGYRTFKEFYLRQVLPGWRKAFPHLVSYTRFVELMPWSLMLLCYFVQTRRGEVTGISFIDSTPIEVCHPCRSKSHRVFEGLVGWGKNSVGWHYGFKLHLIINQRGELLAFKLTPGNTDDRKPVPDLTQDLIGKLFGDRGYISQELFEQLYQRGLELITRRKKKMKQQLVRLIDKILLRKRALIETVNDQLKNISQIEHSRHRSVWNFLVNLLAGLIAYTYLPKKPSLDLEPSGLPALPPAVF; encoded by the coding sequence ATGACAGATATTGTATCTCGTCTCGATATTACTCAAATATTTTGTGAGGTAGACGACTTCTATCAAACTTTTGAACGACATTGGCTTTCAATCCCTCTATTGACGGCTCAGAGTGGGGAACGATTGTGTCGCTCTCGTTTAAGCTTGAGTGAAGTAATGACGATTGTGATTGCTTTTCATGGCTCTGGCTATCGTACCTTCAAAGAATTTTACCTACGACAAGTTCTACCGGGCTGGCGCAAAGCTTTTCCTCATCTGGTCAGTTATACTCGTTTTGTGGAATTGATGCCTTGGTCGTTGATGCTGTTGTGCTACTTTGTACAGACCCGTCGAGGAGAAGTAACTGGCATTTCATTCATTGATTCGACCCCAATCGAGGTATGTCATCCTTGCCGTTCCAAGAGCCATCGTGTGTTTGAAGGTTTGGTGGGCTGGGGCAAAAACTCTGTCGGTTGGCACTATGGGTTTAAGCTGCACCTAATTATTAACCAACGAGGCGAGTTGCTGGCTTTTAAGTTAACCCCAGGTAATACTGACGACCGTAAGCCTGTACCTGACTTAACTCAAGATCTGATTGGTAAGTTATTTGGCGATCGCGGTTATATTTCTCAAGAGCTATTTGAGCAACTTTACCAGCGAGGACTCGAACTGATTACACGACGCAAGAAAAAGATGAAACAGCAGTTAGTGCGGTTAATCGACAAAATTTTGTTGCGTAAACGAGCCTTGATTGAAACCGTCAATGACCAACTCAAGAACATTTCTCAAATCGAGCATTCGAGACACCGAAGTGTTTGGAATTTTCTAGTCAATCTCTTAGCTGGATTGATAGCTTACACTTACCTACCCAAAAAACCTTCTCTCGATTTAGAACCCTCAGGCTTACCAGCCCTTCCTCCTGCCGTCTTTTAA
- a CDS encoding formylglycine-generating enzyme family protein, with translation MGNIQVSARIPPNLYEKLVIEAQTLKISKSELLITALAQYFNNTQDIPLNLKLAQLEKRVAALEAQSREARSIASPRETTGSTASVALPPLQTFQFELVNVDIKGEICRRTPATAQYFSENLGNGISLAMLSIRGGTFLMGSRETEKGSREWEKPQHQVILCDYFMSQFPITQAQWRAVANLPKVRCSLNPDPSYFKGDDRPVERVSWYDAVEFCNRLSSLTGRSYRLPSEAEWEYACRGGTTTPFYFGETIAGELANYMSRRIYRQESPQLDRQETTPVGSFPPNAFGLYDMHGNVWEWCSDRWHDNYEGAPVDGSAWLSESEDAYRLLRGGSWDFYPEYCRSASRFSCPPTAASIHQIGVRVVCI, from the coding sequence ATGGGTAACATTCAAGTAAGTGCGCGAATTCCTCCCAATCTTTATGAAAAGCTGGTTATTGAGGCACAAACGCTGAAAATATCGAAGTCTGAACTTCTCATTACCGCTCTCGCTCAATATTTCAATAATACCCAAGATATTCCCCTCAATTTGAAATTAGCGCAACTAGAGAAAAGAGTAGCCGCTCTAGAAGCACAATCGAGGGAAGCGCGATCGATCGCTTCGCCGAGAGAAACTACGGGATCTACTGCAAGCGTAGCGCTACCTCCTTTGCAAACATTCCAGTTCGAGCTAGTCAACGTCGATATCAAAGGAGAAATCTGTCGGCGCACGCCAGCAACGGCTCAATACTTCAGCGAAAACTTGGGTAATGGGATCTCTTTAGCTATGCTTTCGATTCGGGGGGGAACTTTTCTCATGGGCAGTCGCGAAACCGAAAAAGGCAGTCGGGAATGGGAAAAACCTCAGCATCAAGTTATTCTCTGTGATTATTTTATGAGCCAGTTTCCCATTACTCAAGCCCAGTGGAGAGCGGTAGCTAACCTGCCCAAAGTCCGATGCTCTCTCAACCCAGATCCCTCTTATTTCAAAGGAGACGATCGCCCGGTAGAAAGAGTTTCTTGGTATGACGCGGTTGAATTTTGCAATCGCTTATCGAGTCTAACGGGTCGTTCCTATCGGCTTCCCAGCGAAGCGGAATGGGAATATGCTTGTCGGGGAGGGACGACAACGCCTTTTTATTTCGGCGAGACGATCGCGGGAGAGTTAGCCAATTATATGTCTCGGAGAATTTATCGACAAGAATCCCCACAACTCGATCGCCAAGAAACAACTCCAGTTGGCAGTTTTCCTCCTAATGCCTTTGGTTTGTACGATATGCATGGAAATGTTTGGGAATGGTGTAGCGATCGCTGGCACGATAATTATGAAGGCGCACCTGTTGATGGCAGCGCTTGGCTATCCGAGTCTGAGGATGCTTATCGCTTGCTGCGCGGCGGTTCGTGGGACTTCTATCCAGAATACTGTCGCTCGGCATCTCGCTTTAGTTGTCCCCCAACCGCAGCATCGATTCATCAAATCGGCGTGCGGGTAGTTTGTATTTAG
- a CDS encoding glucose-6-phosphate isomerase — protein MTPQQLWQRYQDWLYYHESLGLYLDISRMRFDEGLIETLKPKFAKAFQDMDALEKGAIANPDENRMVGHYWLRDPDLAPTEEIKQEIIQTVEAIQAFVQKVHVGAIKPPQAFKFTDILSIGIGGSALGPQFVAEALAPDFPPMAIHFFDNSDPAGFDRVLTRLKDRLNSTLVIVITKSGGTPETRNGMLEAKAAFEKQGLNFAQHAVAITMPGSNMDKVAKSEGWLATFPMFDWVGGRTSELSAVGLLPAALQGIDIRAMLAGAKAMDAATRVPDLKTNPAALLALSWYYAGNGKGEKDMVVLPYKDSLSLFSRYLQQLVMESLGKEKDLDGNTVYQGIAVYGNKGSTDQHAYVQQLREGVPNFFVTFIEVLKDRQGNSIELDPGITSGDYLSAFIQGTRAALYENHRDSITITIPEVNPRTVGAAIALYERAVGLYASLVNINAYHQPGVEAGKKMAASILELQKQIMQTLQSASEPLDLATLAQKAGSPNEIEAIYKIVRHLEANRRGVIMSGDRANPGSLKVSAG, from the coding sequence ATGACTCCTCAACAACTCTGGCAACGATACCAAGATTGGCTGTACTATCACGAAAGTTTGGGATTATACCTCGATATCAGCCGGATGCGGTTTGATGAGGGGCTGATAGAAACTTTGAAGCCTAAATTTGCCAAAGCCTTCCAAGACATGGATGCTTTAGAGAAAGGCGCGATCGCGAACCCCGATGAAAACCGCATGGTCGGGCACTACTGGCTGCGCGATCCCGATTTAGCCCCTACCGAAGAGATAAAACAAGAAATCATCCAAACCGTAGAAGCTATTCAAGCTTTTGTTCAAAAAGTTCATGTGGGCGCGATTAAACCGCCACAGGCATTCAAATTTACCGATATCCTCTCCATCGGCATTGGCGGTTCGGCGTTGGGTCCTCAGTTTGTAGCAGAGGCACTCGCGCCAGATTTTCCCCCCATGGCGATTCATTTTTTTGACAACAGCGATCCCGCCGGATTCGATCGCGTTTTAACCCGCCTTAAAGATCGTCTCAACAGCACCCTAGTCATCGTCATCACCAAATCAGGCGGCACTCCCGAAACCCGTAACGGGATGCTAGAAGCAAAAGCGGCTTTCGAGAAACAGGGGCTAAACTTCGCCCAACACGCCGTTGCCATCACCATGCCGGGAAGCAATATGGACAAAGTTGCCAAATCCGAAGGCTGGTTAGCCACCTTTCCCATGTTCGACTGGGTAGGGGGGCGCACTTCAGAACTCTCTGCCGTCGGATTGCTGCCCGCTGCCTTGCAAGGGATCGATATCCGTGCCATGCTTGCTGGCGCGAAAGCAATGGATGCCGCCACCAGAGTCCCCGATCTCAAAACCAATCCCGCTGCCCTGCTTGCTTTGTCCTGGTACTATGCGGGCAATGGCAAGGGAGAAAAGGATATGGTCGTGCTTCCTTACAAGGATAGCCTGTCGCTGTTCAGCCGTTACTTGCAACAGTTAGTTATGGAGTCCTTGGGCAAGGAAAAGGATCTCGATGGCAACACCGTCTATCAAGGAATTGCCGTCTACGGGAACAAAGGTTCGACCGACCAACACGCTTACGTGCAACAATTGCGAGAAGGCGTTCCCAATTTCTTTGTTACCTTTATCGAAGTTCTCAAAGATCGTCAGGGCAACTCCATTGAGTTAGATCCAGGCATTACCTCTGGAGACTATTTATCCGCATTCATCCAGGGAACGAGGGCGGCACTTTACGAAAATCACCGCGATTCGATTACGATTACCATTCCTGAAGTCAACCCTCGCACTGTCGGCGCTGCGATCGCCCTCTACGAACGCGCCGTGGGATTGTATGCTTCCTTGGTCAATATCAATGCTTATCACCAACCGGGAGTAGAAGCAGGCAAGAAAATGGCAGCGTCGATTTTGGAGTTGCAAAAACAAATCATGCAAACTTTGCAGTCGGCAAGCGAACCGCTAGACTTGGCAACTCTCGCCCAAAAAGCAGGTTCTCCTAATGAGATAGAAGCCATCTATAAAATCGTGCGTCATCTAGAAGCCAATCGGCGAGGAGTTATCATGAGTGGCGATCGCGCTAACCCCGGCAGTCTCAAAGTCTCAGCTGGATAA